The sequence CTAATCACCCGCTGCTGCTGCGCACCGAAAGAAAGCCGCTGACGGGCATCCCATCCGTTGAAAAAGTGCTATTCGGACGCGAAGGGGCCAATATCCGGCTGCTCGATGCGGGCGGACAAGCCACCGAAACGGCCGAGGGCGACTACGGCGATTACCCCAAAATCTACCAGCAATACATTGATTTTCCCAGCGATGCGGCGGGGCATCGGTATCAGGCGGGGGTGTTTTTTGCGGGCGAAGCCTGTGCGCTCGGTTTTCGGCGGGGCGGCAAGATTCTGGACAATACGGCCCAGTTTGTGGGGCACGTGGTAGTCGACTAGCGGCTACTTGCGCGGGTCTTGCCAGATCAATTCCCGGTTGGTTGCTTCGGTCCAGAAATCAGGGCAACGGCCATCGCCACTGCCGCCCAGCCCTCCGTCGGGCGCACAGAGCGCGGTGCACGTTTCGTCGATCAACTCGCTGAACTGATCGCAACAGTCAGGCGGAAGGTAATAGACCGACTTGCCTTTGTAGGTGTAACGGTAAACGCTTCCCGGCGGGTTGCGGACGGGCGCGGCCTCCAGTTGTTGAATGCGCTGCCGTATGCACGCCGGTACGTTGGCAAGGACGTGCTCGTTTTTACACGACAGCCCGGCCAAGGCAATGAGAACTAGATACACGAACAACCGGCTCATCGTCAGCGACTTGTTATACTAGTACGTAACGCTACTTATTGGGTTTTGGTTGAGCGGGCAGAGCTACTTCCAGCGTGTCGTCGTCGAAAACAGTCGTGTCGGTCAGAATCAGCCCATCGGCCAGGCTGTCGGTAGCCGGGTCGGCGGGATCATTTTGTGAAGCCTGGTTGGGTGATGAGCAGGCACCGCCTGCCAGTAAGCTTAGCAGGAGGAAAGAAGCCATAAACCGATACAGTAAAGACATGCCAGGTACGTTCTATTGGTGAATACGTTGACGAAATCACCGTGGGTACGTTGGTGGATTCGTCGTCATGGCCCGGCGCCGTTCATCCTATTTAACCGATACCGTGCAACGCGACGCGTCGGGCTGGCATCTTCCAACTGGGCTACGGGGCAATAATTCCGGGGCTACTCAGTACAAATGAAGTCTATATTCGCGGACGATCCTGCAAACGGACGTCGTCAACTTATGAAACAACGAATGCTATGGGTTTGGCTATTGGGTTTATTCCTTTTTTCGGCCACCACCACCCGGGCGCAGGCCAGTCTTCAGGGCTTTAGCCATATCGTGTTGCCCATTCGCGAACTTGGTGTGAGTCTGCCTTTTTACAGAAATGTGCTGGGGCTAACGGGTGTGGCCGTGCCGGGAGCGCTCTCGGGCAGTCAGGCCTGGTTTGATATTGGCGGCGGGCAGCAACTCCGGCTGGTCGAGCGCCGAACCGACGTGAGCAGCCTGCGCACGAGTGGCGTACACGTGGCGTTGCAGGTCGGCTCGTTGCGGCAGACCGAACAACAACTTAAACAGCGAAGCGCCGCCGTAGCCCGCCAAGCTGGCGCATCGGGGCAGCCCGTGCTCCAGTTGACCGACCCCGATGGCTACCTGATCGAGCTCTACGAAGGCCGGGCCAACAAACAGGGCTTTATTCAGTCGGCGGGCAAATGGTTCTGGAAATCAATCACTTCCGTCGATTAACACCATCGACGACTCCACTCCCACCCGTAACTTCATTCACACCTGTCTATGCTTGCCTTTCCGGCCTGTAAAATCAACCTGGGTCTTCAGCTCACCGAACGCCGCCCCGACGGGTTTCATAATCTGCTATCGGTATTTTACCCGGTCAACTGGTCCGATGTGCTCGAGATCATTCCGGGTCAGCCAGGGCATTCGTCGGTGATTACGGATTCGGTTCAGTTCAGTACGAGCGGCCTGCCCATCCCGGGCGATCCCGACCCGGGCCGGAACCTGTGCGTTCGCGCTTACACCCTGCTCCGGGCCGACTTCGACCTGCCGCCGGTTCAGATGCAGTTGCATAAGGTGGTGCCCATCGGCGCGGGGCTGGGTGGCGGTTCGGCCGATGCCGCTGCCACGATCAACCTGCTCAACAGCCAGTTTTCGCTGGGATTAAGCGTTGATCGACGCGAAACCTACGCTCGGCGACTGGGCAGCGACTGTGCTTTTTTCGTCCAGAATAAGCCGCAGTATTGTGTCGAGAAAGGCGATGTTTTCGAACCCATCGACCTCGATTTAGCGGGATATTACATCCGGCTGGTGTACCCTAATCTGGCCATCTCGACCGCCGAAGCCTATGCGGGCGTGACGCCGCGTAAGCCAGCCGTTCCGCTACGCACGCTCATTGAAGCGCCCATCGACCAATGGCGCGACACCGTTCACAACGACTTCGAGGATAGTCTCTTTCCGAAATACCCTGTTTTGGACCAGGTAAAACAGCAATTGTACGACGACGGAGCCCTTTACGCCAGCATGAGCGGCAGCGGCTCGACCATCTACGGCATTTTTTCGTCGCCCCCGGATAAAACCGACGCCTTTTCGGGTTATACAGTCTGGGAAAGCAAGCTTTAACGTAGTTTCGAGTTTGGCGCCTCGGGTGTTGACGTTTACGAACGCAGTAGCTAACGTCAACCCAAAACACCAAACGCGAAACTGTACACTATGAGTCGTCTGACAAAGCGGCGGGAGCCGTTTCGGTTTATGTTGTGGCTGGGTATTGGGGGCAGCGTTTTGCTGTTCACGGTACTGCTGGGAATTTACATTGTGCGGCAAACCGGGCCGGGTTGGGCCGACGTGGCGCTGCCGAATGTCTTCATCCTGAGCACGCTGGTTATCCTGCTCAGCAGCCTGACGCTCCACAACGCGACCCGCGCCTTCCAGCACGAGCAGTTCGCCAATTACCGCATCAACGTCGCCACGACGCTTATTCTGGGTACGTTGTTTATCCTGTTGCAGGCCTGGGGCTGGCGGCAGATGGTGAGGGCGGGGGTGGGCCTGGAAGGCAACCCGGCTGGTGGGTTCGTGTATGTATTGTCGGGGCTACACCTGCTCCATATCCTGATCGGCCTGATTTTCCTGACCATCGCGCTGGTGGAAGCCCTGCGCCGTCGGGCCTACGTGGAAGCGTTCGTCTACAGCGTCAACCCACCCAACCAGTTAAAAATCAAACTACTGACCCTCTACTGGCATTTCGTCGACGTGCTGTGGATCGTGCTGTTCGTCTTCCTGCTCTTCCACCACCGCGTCGACTGGCGGCTGATGTAGGCGAATGAATAATGTACAATGCACGATGTACAATGAACCGGGTGCGTCAGCATTGCAGTAGCGTCAGCGGTCCGCCGCCCCATCCATTGTACATCGTGCACTGTACATTATTCATTCGCCAGCGTTTTACCTTTGCACGCTATGCAATACATTCTCTTTGATGAGCCGGGCATTCGGACGGCAATGCTGCCGTTCACCTTTACCCGGCCCGTTGCCCATATCCGTATCGGCATCTGGACAATTACCGAAAAGTGGCAGAACTGGCTGGGAAGTCCCGTTTCGCACCTGACGGAAGCGTATCTGCAAACCAAATTTCCGCAACAGACTGCCGACGATAACGTCTATATCAACGGCGCCATTTGCCCGACCGACGCGCTAGTAACGGCCATTCAGCAGCTTGCCAATGGAGAGGCGCTACTGCTCGCCGATCAGACGCTGGTGGCGGTACGTACCCAACAACGACTCGGCGCGGCCCCCACGGCGGCTGGGTACGTTGCGCTAACGACGACCGAATCCCCAACGGTACTACGGCAACTGCCCGATATTTTTCTACAAAACGGCGATCAGATCCGGGCCGACTTTGCCAAGATCACAGCCGGCCGCACCTCAGCCCCGCTGACCGACCCGTATACCCGCGTCTACGGAGCCGAGAATCTGTTTATTGAAGAAGGAGCCACCATCCGCGCCGCCGTGCTCAATGCCGAAGCTGGGCCCATCTACATCGGTCGTAATGCCACCATTAGTGAAGGCACGATCATGATTGGCCCCTTTGCCCTGTGCGATAACGCCACGGTCAATTGGGGCGGCAAAATGCGCAACAACACCACCGTCGGACCCTATTGCAAGGTGGGCGGCGAGGTCGGCAACTCTGTCTTTTTTGGCTACAGCAACAAAGGCCACGACGGGTTCCTGGGCAATTCGGTGGTGGGCGAGTGGTGCAACCTGGGCGCCAACGTCAACAACTCGAACCTGAAAAATGACTATACCAACGTGAAGCTGCACAGCTACGCCACCGGGCAGCTAGAAGATACGGGGCGGCTGTTCTGCGGGCTAATGATGGGCGACTACACCAAAGCAGGCATCAGCACTATGTTCAATACGGGCACGGTGGTGGGCGTCAACGTCAACGTGTTTGGCGCAGGTTTCCAGCCGAAACATGTGCCGTCGTTTTCGTGGGGCGGGGCCGCCGAAGGCTTTTCCCAGTACCGGCTCGACAAGGCGTTGCAGGTCGTCCGCGAGACCGTAAGCCGCCGTAATATGGCCTTCACAGAAGCCGACGAGGCCATCTTGCGGGAAATTTATTCAATGCACGCTAAGTAATGTATAATGAATGATGTACGATGTACAATGGGCTGGCCGGGCGGCTAGGCGCCCCCGGCGGACCGCTAACGCGAAGCTGTTCATGCGCCAGCCCATTATACATCGTACATCATTCATTATACATTATACTCCATTCATTACCCTATGCGTTTCGCTGACATTATAGGCCACGACGACACGAAACAGACGCTGGTGCGGGCGGTGCAGACCAACCACCTCGCCCACGCGCTGCTGTTCGACGGGCGCACGGGCAGCGCCAACCTCGCGCTGGCGCTGGCGTTGGCCACCTACGTCAACTGCGAGAACCGCAACGGGGGCGATTCGCTATTTGGCAACACGGGCCCGGCTACCGACGCCTGCGGGCAGTGCGCTTCCTGCGCCAAAATGGCCCGGCTCGTTCACCCCGATCTGCATATGGTGTTTCCAGTGGCCAACCTGGGCAAGGGCAAAAACACCAGCGAGAGCCTGCTCACCGAATGGCGTAAATTTCTGATCGAAAGCCCCTACCGGACGCTCACCGAGTGGCTCGATGCTACCGGCGGCGACAATAAACAAGCCAATATCTCGGCCGAAGAAGCGCGGAACATTCTGCAAAAACTGTCGCTCAAATCGTATGAGGGTGGCTACAAGATCATGCTCATCTGGCTCCCCGAACTGATGAACGTGACCTCGGCCAACGCGCTGCTGAAGGTGCTGGAAGAGCCACCCGAGCGCACCCTCTTTCTGCTCGTCACCAATCAGCCCGACAAGCTGCTGATTACAATTCTATCACGTACCCAACGCGTGGCGGTTGGGAATTTTTCGGATACGGAAGTAGCCACGTACCTGCGGCAGACGCTCAATTTCGACGAAACCCGCGCCCGCCGCGTGGCGTATCTGGTCGATGGTGATCTGGCCGAAGCGATGCGTATGGCGCAGACCAAAACCGATGAAGGAGCTACCAACACGCAGCACACCTGGTTTGCCGACTGGATGCGCGCCTGCTACCGGCAAGACCTGACGTACCTGGTGAAACAGGCCGATGAGTTCGACAAACTACCCAAAGAGCGCCAGAAAGGCCTGTTTGATTACAGTCTTCGCCTGTGCCGCGACCTGTTTCTATGGCAGCAGGGAGCCGAGCAATTGCTGCGCCTGCCCGACGATGAACTCAACTTCGTACGTAATTTCGGGAAGGTGCTGCGGCCCGATCTGATCGAGCGGATGGTGGGCGATATCAACGAGGCCGCTTACCACCTCGAACGAAACGCCCGCGCCAAAATGATCTTACTCGATATGTCGCTGACCTTCACGAGGTTGATTAAGTAAGAGTCACTTGCTGCGCGTCATTCGTAGTCATTCATTGTCATTTATCGTAAAGACCAATCAATGACAATGAATGACTACGAATGACGCGCAGCAAATGACCATCAATGATAAAGAATTACCGCTAGCCCCATGCCCACCACCCTAACCCCCGACCTGAAACGAGCCATTGCGCAGTTGCCCGATAAAGAGAAAGACAAGCTGCTTGTCCGGCTGATTGCCAAAGACCCGATTCTGGCCGAAAAGATGGAGTACGAACTGGTTGAGGAGAAAACGACGCTCGACCACCGCCGTCAGCTCATCCGCGACCTGATCGAGCGCACGGCCCGCCTCGACCCCGATACGGCCGGTTGGCTCATGATGGACATGCGGACGGTCAGCGGCTACATCACCCGGCACGTGAAGGTCACCAAAGACACCTATGGCGAAGTGGAACTGACGATTCTGATGCTCAACCGGTTTCTGGCGCAGCACGGCGAGCTGTTGCAGAAGCTCAACAGTCGAACCGAGAAGTGCGCCATCTACGTGGCCAAACGCACCGACGCCATCCTGAAAAAGCTGAACAAGCTTGACGCTGATTACCACCTCGAATTTGCCGACGACATGAATCGGCTGCTCCGGTTTGTGCACCACAACGCCCCCCTCCACTACGCCCGGCAACTGGGTACCCCAACCGAGTGGGCCTAAACAATTAGGGATGTACAGGGTATAGTTTACGGTGTATGATGGCGGAACGTGAGCCAGCGTTTGTCCGGCAACAGTCCATTGTACATGTCCCCTATACATTGTGCATTATGAACACCGTTCTCATCACGGGCGGCACCGGCACCATTGGCCGGCGACTCACCCAACTTCTTTTGCAACAGGGCTGCACGGTAACCCATCTGAGCCGCAGCCCGAAAGCCAGCAGCGATGGCGTACAGACCTACCAATGGAACGTCGACACCTCCGAGCTGGACCCGCGCGCCATTGAAACGGCCGACCATATCGTGCATCTGGCCGGTGCCGGTGTGGCTGATGGCCGGTGGACCGACGCCCGCAAAAAAGAAATTCTGGAAAGCCGCACCCAGTCGACGGCCTTGTTGGCCGAAGCTCTGCGGAGCACGAATCACCACGTCAAAAGCTTTATTTCATCGTCGGCTATTGGGTATTACGGCAGCGATACCGGCGACCGTCCCCTGCGTGAAAACAGCCCGGCCGGAAGCGATTTTCTGGCGCAGGTCACGCGGGCCTGGGAGCGTTCAGTAGACCCCATTGCCGATCTGGGCATTCGTACCGTGCGGATTCGGACGGGCGTCGTGCTGGCCAAAGAGGGGGGTGCGTTGCCTAAACTGGCCCAGCCCATTCGTCTTGGTGTGGGCGCTCCTATTGGCTCCGGCGATCAATATATCTCCTGGATTCACCTCGACGACATCTGCCAGCTCTACATCGAAGCGATTCGGAATGAGCAGTGGAACGGCGTCTACAATGGTGTCGCGCCCGGCCCTGTCACCAATGCCGACCTGACGAGCCGCATTGCCGATGTCCTCGAAAAGCCCCAGATTCTACCCAATATTCCGGCGTTTGCCATCAAGCTGCTGTTTGGCGAAATGGCCATAACCGTGCTGGGCGGTAGCTATGTGCTCAACAAACGAGTCGCCGACGAAACGGATTTCCATTACAAATTCCCCGATCTGCGAAAAGCGCTGGAAGATTTGTTGAGATAAGCGTTATAACACAGCGCTACGCAGAGAGCCACAGAGTTGTACAGAGAGAGCTTATTACTCATTTCTCTAGGCAACTCCGTGGCTCTCTGCGTAGCGCTGTGTTATAACTCGTTTACTCTGTGTTCGATCTCCTAGAAACGCCGCTTCAGGATCTCAACCAGTTCACTCACTTCGTCGCTTTCCATATTCCACATAAACTGGTTGGCGTAGCGGTACGAGATCAGGTCGAGCGCCTGCCCGTAGTTGGTGAGCTGGTCAAGTTCGGCGATGGCTTCGTTGTAGGCCTCAGCGCTCCCGTTGAACAGTTGGTTGATAAACCGGAATTTCTGGTTTAGCGAAATGCTTTTGGCAATGCTGCCCGAGGCTTTTTGCAGGCTATCTCCCAGGGTAGCCACCCCTTCGGGCACTACGGTTGGCGTGCTTGCCGACGTCGACATGGTTGGCGCCGGGGCATTGGTCGACAACACGTTGGGCTGATTGGCCGGTGCCGTGGGGTCGGCCTGGTAAGCACCGCCGTTGATCGCCACCGTTCCGCTCGTGTGCACGTCGTCGTCGGAGGGGGGTGGGCTGTCGGGCAGCGCACTTTGTTCGGCCACAGGCTGCACGACCGGCGCAGGCGGCGGGGGTGGCACCAGCACGGGGCTTTGTTTCGGCGCGTCTTCGTCGAGATCGAAGAACGATTTCGCGGTGGGCGCGTAATTCTCGGCTACCTGCCCGCGCAACAGCGTCGAGAGGTCCATGGCCACTTTTTCAGAGAAGAGTTCGATGTATTTTTCCGGCCGTTCGAGATCGTGAGCGCGTTGCGTCAGGATTTCGTCGAGGAACCCGAGCGCCTGGTTGACGTAGACAAACGGGCGGCCATTCATCTTCTGCTCCAGGGTCATCGGAATGAGCTTATTGACCTGCGTGTAGCGGTTGATGTGCTTGAGGCTATCGGCCGTGAGCGTGAAATCGGGTTGGTTGCGCAGCAGGTCGTCGTAATAAAACCGCGGGTCGAACAAGGCAATGAGGGTGCGGCGCGTAGCATCGGCCAGCAGGGGCTCGAGGTGTTCGCGGCGTACAGCGATGTGCTGCGATACCACGTTCATAAACGACCGCAACGCCTCTTCTACTTCCGGGTTGCTGAAGTCGAAATACGGGCTGCGAAACTTCTCAACCTCACCTTTCCATTTGTCGAACAACGTGCTTACAACGAATAAATTAACTTGTTGGATGGGCGTCAGATTCAGGATTTGCTTACCGCTGATTGTCGTATGAGCATGGTAAAAATCGGCCGCCACGCGCCGGGCGTAGGACTTACTGTATTCGTTGAGGGCGTTGGTATTGAACTTGTTCGACATTGGGTAAATGCTTTGCTTTGTAAATATATTGGGATTTACGACTTACGATGTACGAATTCCAATTTAGTGCGTCTAATTCAGCCGGTAAGCCTTTTTCTGACGGGAAAATCGTAAGTTGTATCCGGGCCTAACTTCGTCAATCAGTACATGTTCATTGAACCCTCGCGCCACCGGGAGCCGCCTCACCTTCGCACCGGATGGATCGAAGTCATTGCCGGATCGATGTTTTCGGGCAAAACCGAAGAACTCATCCGCCGACTCAACCGGGCGCGCATTGCCAAGCTCAACGTTGGTATTTTCAAACCCAGTCTCGACACGCGCTACGACGTCAACGACATTGTGTCGCACAATGCCTCGGCCATCGCCTCGACGCCCGTGCCACAAGCCGCCGATATCCTCCCCCTCGCTACCGAATGCGACGTGGTCGGCATCGACGAAGCGCAGTTTTTCGATCCGAACGTCGTGCACGTCTGCCATCAGCTGGCCGATCAGGGCAAACGGGTCATCGTGGCGGGTCTCGACATGGACTTTTCGGGCAAACCGTTTGGCTGCATTCCCCAGTTGATGGCCATCGCTGAGTTTGTGACCAAAGTTCATGCCATCTGCGTGGTCTGCGGCGACGTAGCCCATTATTCCTATCGGCTTGTGCCTTCGCAGGAGCGCGTGTTGCTTGGCGAAACCGACAGCTACGAAGCCCGTTGCCGCCGCTGCTTCAACCTCGGCACCGAAGCCGTCCACCGGGAATGGGTGTATGAATGAGGCGTTAGGCCTTAAACTACCCTCGCCACTCAATCAGCAGGCCGTCGCGTTCCAGTTTGCGGAAGAAGGTCATCTGGCGTTTGGCAAACTGGTGAATGGCCGTTTCCAGCTGCCCAACCATGGCGTCGTAGGGCAACGTACCCAGCACGTATTCCGTCACGAATTTGTATTCCAGGCCGTAGAAAATCAGTTTTTCGGGTGGGATGCCAGCATCCAGCAGTTGCCTCACCTCGTCGATCAGGCCGTGTTGCAGCCGGTCGCGCAGGCGGCGGCTGATGCGCTCCCGACGAAGGGGCACGGGCGGGTTGAGGCCAATCACCCGGTAGGGCGGCAGGTCGCGGCGCAACGCAGGTACGTTGCCAGGGCCACTGACGGGGCTTCCGGCCGCGTTCAGGTACGTTCCGATCTCGATGGCCCGGATCAGGCGTTTGCGCGTGCTCGTATCGGCCAGCGGCGTATAGGGCGACGGGTTGGCCCGAAACAGGTCGAGTAGCTGGGCGTCGGTGAGTTGGGCAAGCTCGGCGCGCAGGTCATCGTTAGGCGGAATGGGCAGCATCGTTTCGGGGCGCAGGGCCGCCTCGATGTATAGGCCCGACCCACCGCAGACGATGGGCGTCTTGCCGCGACTCAACACATCGGCCAGAGCCGCATCAAAATCGCGCTGATACCGGAACACGTTGTAGTCGTCGCCCGCGTCGACAATGTCGATGAGGTGATACGGAACCGCCGGGCCGCCAACGCTATACTCGGCCAGGTCTTTACCCGTACCGATGTCCATGCCCCGGTACACCTGCCGCGAGTCGGCGCTGAGGATCTCGCCGTTGAGTTGCCGGGCCATCTGCACAGCCAGGGTCGTTTTCCCGCTAGCCGTCGGACCAAGAATCACAAGCATAGAAATGGGTTTAAGGTATAAGGTCTACCGCTCAAGGTTGGCTGACGCGTTCTGTTGTTGCGTCGGCTAGCCTTGAGCGGTAGACCTTATACCTTAAACGTAGTTAATCAATGCGTTACCATAATCTTTTTCACCTGACTGGCATCGCCCGCTTTCAGTTGCAGGAAATACATGCCGGTAGGCAGCTGGCTCAGGTCCATCTGTTCGCTGATCTGCTTGCCGTCGCGCACCGCTACGGATAGCTGGCGCACCGACTGCCCGGTCGGGCTGCTCAGCGTCAGGGTGCCGCTGGTGGCCGGTTGTGTCAGTTCGGCCGTGACCCGGACGGTGTTGCTAACCGGGTTCGGGAAAACGTCGAAATTGGCAACGGGCGTTGGTTCGGTCGCCAGCACAACCGGCACCGGCACCTGAATCTGGAGATTGTCGATCTGCCAGCCCCAGCCGTGCGCGAGCTGATCGGCAAACAACCGGAACCGGATCAGGATGACGTCGTTGGCTCTGAACAAGCCCTTGTCATAAATCCCGATTTCCCGGCGTTTGAGCAGCGCGGCGGTACCTACAGCGGTTGAGTTCTGCTCGCCCGTGTTCGGATCGACGGCTGACTTCCGCGAATTCCAGGCCGTCAGCCATTCCGAGCGGTTAGAGGCATCGTAGCCGTCGATGAGCGGCAGCCAGGTACGTCCGTTGTCTTTGCTGGCTTCCACGATCACGTAGTCGTAAAAGCCCTGGTCCAGGTACGTTGCGCCCGATTCGCCCGGCTCCACCAACACGATTTCATCGAACCGGATCTTGGCGCTGTCGGGGTTGGCTTTCACGCGTATTGGTGCCAGCAGCGAGTAGGTAAAGTTGCTTTCGTTGAAAATATCTGAGCCGTTGGCATACGGGTGATCCGAGTTGATGCTGGGGCTGGTGAAACCCGTTGGCGTTTCAATCCGGAAAT comes from Fibrella aestuarina BUZ 2 and encodes:
- a CDS encoding DUF6970 domain-containing protein, translating into MSRLFVYLVLIALAGLSCKNEHVLANVPACIRQRIQQLEAAPVRNPPGSVYRYTYKGKSVYYLPPDCCDQFSELIDETCTALCAPDGGLGGSGDGRCPDFWTEATNRELIWQDPRK
- a CDS encoding VOC family protein; protein product: MKQRMLWVWLLGLFLFSATTTRAQASLQGFSHIVLPIRELGVSLPFYRNVLGLTGVAVPGALSGSQAWFDIGGGQQLRLVERRTDVSSLRTSGVHVALQVGSLRQTEQQLKQRSAAVARQAGASGQPVLQLTDPDGYLIELYEGRANKQGFIQSAGKWFWKSITSVD
- a CDS encoding 4-(cytidine 5'-diphospho)-2-C-methyl-D-erythritol kinase is translated as MLAFPACKINLGLQLTERRPDGFHNLLSVFYPVNWSDVLEIIPGQPGHSSVITDSVQFSTSGLPIPGDPDPGRNLCVRAYTLLRADFDLPPVQMQLHKVVPIGAGLGGGSADAAATINLLNSQFSLGLSVDRRETYARRLGSDCAFFVQNKPQYCVEKGDVFEPIDLDLAGYYIRLVYPNLAISTAEAYAGVTPRKPAVPLRTLIEAPIDQWRDTVHNDFEDSLFPKYPVLDQVKQQLYDDGALYASMSGSGSTIYGIFSSPPDKTDAFSGYTVWESKL
- a CDS encoding cytochrome c oxidase subunit 3, producing the protein MSRLTKRREPFRFMLWLGIGGSVLLFTVLLGIYIVRQTGPGWADVALPNVFILSTLVILLSSLTLHNATRAFQHEQFANYRINVATTLILGTLFILLQAWGWRQMVRAGVGLEGNPAGGFVYVLSGLHLLHILIGLIFLTIALVEALRRRAYVEAFVYSVNPPNQLKIKLLTLYWHFVDVLWIVLFVFLLFHHRVDWRLM
- a CDS encoding putative sugar nucleotidyl transferase, which codes for MQYILFDEPGIRTAMLPFTFTRPVAHIRIGIWTITEKWQNWLGSPVSHLTEAYLQTKFPQQTADDNVYINGAICPTDALVTAIQQLANGEALLLADQTLVAVRTQQRLGAAPTAAGYVALTTTESPTVLRQLPDIFLQNGDQIRADFAKITAGRTSAPLTDPYTRVYGAENLFIEEGATIRAAVLNAEAGPIYIGRNATISEGTIMIGPFALCDNATVNWGGKMRNNTTVGPYCKVGGEVGNSVFFGYSNKGHDGFLGNSVVGEWCNLGANVNNSNLKNDYTNVKLHSYATGQLEDTGRLFCGLMMGDYTKAGISTMFNTGTVVGVNVNVFGAGFQPKHVPSFSWGGAAEGFSQYRLDKALQVVRETVSRRNMAFTEADEAILREIYSMHAK
- a CDS encoding DNA polymerase III subunit; amino-acid sequence: MRFADIIGHDDTKQTLVRAVQTNHLAHALLFDGRTGSANLALALALATYVNCENRNGGDSLFGNTGPATDACGQCASCAKMARLVHPDLHMVFPVANLGKGKNTSESLLTEWRKFLIESPYRTLTEWLDATGGDNKQANISAEEARNILQKLSLKSYEGGYKIMLIWLPELMNVTSANALLKVLEEPPERTLFLLVTNQPDKLLITILSRTQRVAVGNFSDTEVATYLRQTLNFDETRARRVAYLVDGDLAEAMRMAQTKTDEGATNTQHTWFADWMRACYRQDLTYLVKQADEFDKLPKERQKGLFDYSLRLCRDLFLWQQGAEQLLRLPDDELNFVRNFGKVLRPDLIERMVGDINEAAYHLERNARAKMILLDMSLTFTRLIK
- a CDS encoding TIGR01777 family oxidoreductase codes for the protein MNTVLITGGTGTIGRRLTQLLLQQGCTVTHLSRSPKASSDGVQTYQWNVDTSELDPRAIETADHIVHLAGAGVADGRWTDARKKEILESRTQSTALLAEALRSTNHHVKSFISSSAIGYYGSDTGDRPLRENSPAGSDFLAQVTRAWERSVDPIADLGIRTVRIRTGVVLAKEGGALPKLAQPIRLGVGAPIGSGDQYISWIHLDDICQLYIEAIRNEQWNGVYNGVAPGPVTNADLTSRIADVLEKPQILPNIPAFAIKLLFGEMAITVLGGSYVLNKRVADETDFHYKFPDLRKALEDLLR
- a CDS encoding thymidine kinase; the protein is MFIEPSRHREPPHLRTGWIEVIAGSMFSGKTEELIRRLNRARIAKLNVGIFKPSLDTRYDVNDIVSHNASAIASTPVPQAADILPLATECDVVGIDEAQFFDPNVVHVCHQLADQGKRVIVAGLDMDFSGKPFGCIPQLMAIAEFVTKVHAICVVCGDVAHYSYRLVPSQERVLLGETDSYEARCRRCFNLGTEAVHREWVYE
- the miaA gene encoding tRNA (adenosine(37)-N6)-dimethylallyltransferase MiaA translates to MLVILGPTASGKTTLAVQMARQLNGEILSADSRQVYRGMDIGTGKDLAEYSVGGPAVPYHLIDIVDAGDDYNVFRYQRDFDAALADVLSRGKTPIVCGGSGLYIEAALRPETMLPIPPNDDLRAELAQLTDAQLLDLFRANPSPYTPLADTSTRKRLIRAIEIGTYLNAAGSPVSGPGNVPALRRDLPPYRVIGLNPPVPLRRERISRRLRDRLQHGLIDEVRQLLDAGIPPEKLIFYGLEYKFVTEYVLGTLPYDAMVGQLETAIHQFAKRQMTFFRKLERDGLLIEWRG